From a single Deinococcus humi genomic region:
- a CDS encoding GNAT family N-acetyltransferase, with protein MNTFTVQPATAETLSDLVALVTDREDAARRLSILRERLAGGQLLLERTLILRSEWGVEGHVLINAIPRIPIIPHLRADVPEAGVVALAHVIREHAEPEQQLLLTDALAPLDAAPLEAAGWVLDSQHVIYETELRAQSYPLDLHAQTVDPDRSGIRGLLEELGQPDLELSQGWTLIALPGGNGSPVALGAVGPGGRPGSASINLIGVLPQGRGQGMGTRLHAHLMALAAQNFGRHDGGTEADNAAMRRIFDKHGSRQMATQLYFIQEH; from the coding sequence ATGAATACCTTCACCGTCCAGCCTGCCACCGCCGAAACCCTTTCCGATCTCGTTGCCCTGGTCACGGACCGAGAGGACGCGGCCAGACGCCTGAGCATTCTGCGCGAACGTCTCGCCGGGGGACAGCTTCTACTGGAGCGGACACTGATCCTGCGTTCCGAGTGGGGCGTGGAAGGTCACGTGCTGATCAATGCGATCCCTCGGATTCCGATCATTCCTCACTTGCGGGCCGACGTGCCGGAAGCAGGAGTTGTGGCGCTAGCCCACGTTATTCGTGAGCATGCTGAACCCGAACAGCAGTTGCTTCTGACGGACGCCCTCGCCCCACTTGACGCCGCGCCTTTGGAGGCTGCCGGGTGGGTCCTGGACAGCCAGCATGTCATCTACGAGACTGAGCTGCGCGCCCAGAGCTACCCGCTGGACCTACACGCGCAAACCGTGGACCCCGACCGCTCCGGTATTCGCGGGCTACTGGAAGAACTGGGGCAGCCTGATCTGGAATTGTCTCAGGGCTGGACGCTGATCGCCCTGCCTGGAGGGAATGGGTCGCCGGTGGCGCTGGGCGCGGTTGGTCCCGGCGGACGTCCGGGCTCTGCCAGCATCAACCTGATCGGTGTGCTGCCGCAAGGCCGTGGACAGGGCATGGGCACGCGCCTGCACGCGCATCTGATGGCGCTGGCCGCTCAAAACTTCGGGCGTCACGATGGTGGTACGGAGGCCGACAACGCAGCCATGCGCCGCATTTTCGATAAGCACGGCTCACGGCAGATGGCGACGCAGCTGTATTTCATACAGGAGCATTGA
- a CDS encoding disulfide bond formation protein B — MTPDNRLYLAWLVALAATLGSLYFSEVRGFRPCVLCWYQRIAMYPLAVILGIAALGSDLNIRRYVLPLAAVGWVVALIQNLEDWNVIPTLKACSALVDPTVVPCNTPWPVWGAGALSGLNPILTIPTLSLIAFTLIIGLLSWRRSRT, encoded by the coding sequence CTGACCCCGGACAACCGGCTGTATCTGGCGTGGCTGGTGGCCCTGGCCGCCACGCTGGGCAGCCTGTATTTCAGTGAGGTCAGAGGGTTCCGCCCCTGCGTGTTGTGCTGGTATCAACGCATCGCCATGTACCCGCTGGCGGTCATTCTGGGTATCGCCGCCCTGGGTAGTGACCTGAACATCCGACGCTACGTGCTGCCGCTGGCTGCGGTGGGCTGGGTGGTGGCCCTGATCCAGAATCTGGAAGACTGGAATGTGATTCCCACCCTCAAGGCCTGCAGCGCCCTGGTGGACCCCACCGTGGTTCCCTGCAACACGCCCTGGCCTGTCTGGGGGGCTGGCGCGTTGTCGGGCCTGAACCCGATTCTGACCATTCCGACGCTCAGTCTGATCGCCTTCACGCTGATCATTGGCCTGCTGAGCTGGCGCAGAAGCCGGACCTGA
- a CDS encoding vWA domain-containing protein: MARITRYSKFEGELDQLDSSELMQMIQEALLGQGMNDPYDPDPNARPSMDDLFDAILEALAERNMIPEEQLLEAMQSADIHETALGQQIKNLMDKLQQDGFIRKEFEDSDGQGGADQTGEATFQLTDKSIDFLGYKSLRDLMGGLGRSSAGAHDTREYASGVEMSGELKNYEFGDTLNLDTTATLGNVLSKGMENMEEADLVIRQAEYNSSAATIVLLDCSHSMILYGEDRFTPAKQVALALAHLIRTQYPSDTVKFVLFHDSAEEVPVSKLAQAQIGPYHTNTAGGLRLAQQLLKRENKDMKQIVMITDGKPSALTLPDGRIYKNAYGLDPYVLGATLREVANCRRSGIQVNTFMLARDPELVGFVRRVSEMTKGKAYFTTPQNIGQYVLMDFVTNKTKLVN, translated from the coding sequence ATGGCGCGCATCACGCGGTACAGCAAGTTTGAAGGCGAACTGGATCAACTCGATTCCAGTGAGCTGATGCAGATGATCCAGGAAGCCTTGCTGGGGCAGGGCATGAACGACCCCTACGATCCCGATCCCAACGCGCGTCCTAGCATGGACGACCTGTTCGACGCCATTCTGGAAGCGCTGGCCGAGCGCAACATGATCCCAGAAGAGCAGTTGCTGGAGGCCATGCAGTCGGCGGATATTCACGAAACCGCGCTGGGCCAGCAGATCAAGAACCTGATGGACAAACTCCAGCAGGACGGCTTTATCCGCAAGGAGTTCGAGGACTCCGACGGACAGGGCGGCGCGGACCAGACGGGCGAGGCCACCTTTCAGCTCACCGACAAGAGCATTGACTTCCTGGGTTACAAATCCCTGCGTGACCTGATGGGCGGTCTGGGCCGCAGCAGCGCGGGCGCGCACGACACCCGCGAGTACGCCAGCGGCGTGGAGATGTCCGGCGAGCTCAAGAACTACGAGTTCGGCGACACCCTTAATCTGGACACCACGGCCACGCTGGGCAATGTGCTGAGCAAGGGTATGGAGAACATGGAGGAAGCGGATCTGGTCATCCGCCAGGCCGAGTACAACTCCTCAGCGGCTACTATCGTGCTGCTGGACTGCTCTCACTCCATGATCCTGTACGGCGAGGACCGCTTCACGCCGGCCAAGCAGGTGGCGCTGGCGCTGGCGCACCTGATCCGCACGCAATACCCCAGCGACACCGTGAAATTCGTGCTGTTCCACGACAGCGCCGAGGAAGTCCCGGTGTCCAAGCTGGCGCAGGCGCAGATCGGGCCGTACCACACCAACACGGCGGGCGGCCTGCGGCTGGCCCAGCAGCTGCTCAAGCGCGAGAACAAGGACATGAAGCAGATCGTGATGATCACCGACGGCAAGCCCAGCGCCCTGACGTTGCCGGACGGACGGATCTACAAGAACGCTTACGGCCTCGATCCCTATGTGCTGGGGGCCACCCTGCGCGAGGTCGCCAATTGCCGCCGCTCCGGCATTCAGGTCAACACCTTCATGCTCGCCCGCGATCCCGAACTGGTGGGCTTTGTACGCCGCGTCTCTGAGATGACGAAGGGCAAGGCGTACTTCACCACACCGCAGAACATCGGCCAGTACGTGCTGATGGATTTCGTGACCAACAAAACGAAACTGGTGAACTAG
- a CDS encoding HRDC domain-containing protein, whose protein sequence is MTDSRSSRAETRPDARLVGLHAERGDPHARLSSALAALEGAAWGLLLPGEAALARQLAALLGQGTIRVDSRLRLNRDLLAVAGLAAAPLDGDWRGARGVWLLEPEPGDIERARRAGVPVIADATLAPGSGWLGVGAELIVYRDGATLTGHGDVSLAVLFGADQAPEPVTDPPSELSVALALRDVSTLPLRLARAARTVSALADRLGGAAQSAGPTALLLAPDAAPDTAQPPGGVRAATRSVPAGVILTPGLEDTEAALGLLYGAAKQTGREERAQDSSQSAQPAPSREQGREDSDSRQGRNENRRDGRRDFRPRQEGRGDFRQDFRQGDRPERSDRPSLPNQSESSRTEAQRPPASQEQDNRTQASPPERFTFEAPAAVAPDSASTPTEESWEPEIVYSDLNHPPVRLPTPVSSGPDFTPLDAGVPDVRHQPELTPASEEHDVPGDAGSAQNDAEPEAQSPAPQEQSSGRGRERQQRPPRQEAHDAPDLAPVILPPDLPAAKEDPAANLSDEQAAVYARLREWRNAEAKRQEISRFIIASNATLAEIARRVPYTDADLKAVKGMGPERMKKYGDKILEVVRG, encoded by the coding sequence ATGACAGATTCACGCTCATCCCGCGCCGAAACGCGCCCCGATGCCCGGCTGGTCGGCCTGCACGCCGAACGCGGGGATCCCCACGCCCGCCTTTCAAGTGCTCTGGCGGCGCTGGAGGGCGCGGCCTGGGGCCTGCTGTTGCCCGGCGAGGCGGCACTCGCGCGACAACTGGCTGCATTGCTGGGCCAGGGGACCATTCGGGTGGATTCACGCCTGCGGCTGAACCGTGACCTGCTGGCGGTAGCCGGGCTGGCCGCCGCGCCGCTGGACGGCGACTGGCGCGGGGCGCGGGGCGTGTGGCTGCTGGAGCCGGAGCCAGGAGACATTGAGCGCGCCCGTCGGGCCGGCGTACCGGTGATCGCCGACGCCACGCTGGCTCCTGGCAGTGGCTGGCTGGGGGTGGGCGCAGAGTTGATCGTGTACCGCGACGGAGCCACCCTGACCGGCCACGGGGACGTGTCGCTGGCTGTCCTGTTCGGCGCCGACCAGGCCCCGGAACCCGTGACCGATCCCCCCAGTGAACTGAGTGTGGCGCTGGCTCTGCGCGACGTGTCCACGCTGCCCCTGCGGCTAGCCCGCGCGGCCCGCACGGTGTCTGCCCTGGCGGATCGGCTGGGCGGCGCGGCCCAGAGCGCTGGCCCCACCGCTCTGCTGCTGGCCCCCGACGCCGCCCCCGACACCGCCCAGCCGCCCGGTGGTGTGCGGGCCGCCACCCGCAGCGTGCCCGCCGGCGTGATTCTGACCCCCGGCCTGGAGGACACCGAGGCCGCACTGGGTCTGCTGTACGGCGCTGCGAAACAGACCGGACGCGAGGAGAGGGCGCAGGACAGTTCGCAGAGCGCTCAGCCCGCACCCAGCCGTGAGCAGGGACGCGAGGACAGCGATTCACGCCAGGGGCGGAACGAGAACCGCCGGGATGGGCGACGTGACTTCAGACCGCGTCAGGAGGGTCGGGGCGACTTCCGTCAGGATTTCCGCCAGGGAGACCGGCCTGAGCGCAGCGATCGTCCCAGCCTCCCCAACCAGAGTGAGTCCAGCCGGACAGAGGCGCAGCGCCCCCCGGCCAGTCAGGAACAGGACAACCGGACACAGGCCAGCCCTCCCGAACGCTTCACTTTTGAGGCTCCCGCCGCCGTTGCTCCGGACTCCGCTTCCACACCCACCGAGGAAAGCTGGGAACCTGAAATCGTCTATAGCGACCTGAACCATCCGCCCGTGCGCCTCCCCACGCCGGTCAGTTCTGGCCCGGATTTCACCCCTCTGGACGCTGGGGTGCCGGACGTGCGCCACCAGCCGGAGCTCACGCCCGCGTCCGAGGAACACGACGTACCGGGAGATGCGGGTTCTGCACAAAACGACGCCGAGCCCGAAGCCCAGTCGCCAGCGCCCCAGGAACAGTCCTCCGGGCGCGGGCGTGAACGGCAGCAGCGCCCGCCCCGGCAGGAAGCGCACGATGCACCAGACCTGGCGCCCGTGATCCTGCCCCCCGATCTGCCCGCCGCCAAGGAAGACCCCGCTGCCAACCTGAGTGACGAGCAGGCGGCTGTCTACGCCCGCCTGCGCGAATGGCGCAACGCCGAGGCAAAGCGGCAGGAAATCAGCCGCTTCATCATCGCCAGCAACGCCACCCTGGCCGAGATCGCCCGCCGCGTGCCGTACACCGACGCGGACCTGAAAGCCGTCAAGGGCATGGGGCCGGAGCGCATGAAAAAGTACGGCGACAAGATTCTGGAGGTGGTGCGGGGCTGA
- the uvrA gene encoding excinuclease ABC subunit UvrA produces the protein MQNNLVVRGAKEHNLKDITVELPRDQFIVITGVSGSGKSTLAFDTIYAEGQRRYVESLSAYARQFLGLMEKPDVESITGLSPAISIDQRTTSHNPRSTVGTVTEIHDYLRLLYARVGTPYCPVCGRKIEKQSPSEITDRLLSEFPDKRAILLAPVVRGRKGEYRKLFGDLRREGFARVRVDGTLYELDEAEKLKLEKFEKHDVDVVIDRVTLRETDRSRIAESVELGLRRGESLLRVLLPDAAEDGGAHEELYSEKFACPEHGSVLEELEPRSFSFNSPYGACGDCAGLGSKNEFSPELVIDEKLSVAEGAILPWSKKGTGGGIYYWDKLQALAEHLEFNLKTPWRDLPAAAQKAILHGPGQPFEVVYRRGGKETMRFMTEFEGVLTNLERRYADTESEFMREKLEELMELSPCPTCGGTRYKPEILAVRVGGLNIAQVGGMSVLEADAFFGGLQDGTLNHDAIAAYLKGHLGGTARAHAPRHYEYTLNAFGAAVAVPVLKAIRTRLKFMVDVGLDYLSLDRTANTLSGGEAQRIRLATQVGSGLTGVLYVLDEPSIGLHPKDNGRLIGTLKNLRDLGNTLLVVEHDEDTMLEADYLVDMGPGAGVHGGEVVAVGTPQEVRANPKSLTGKYLRGELKIDVPTSRRRGNGKKLKIFGAREHNLKNVDAEIPLGTMTVVTGPSGSGKSTLIHDILHATLARELNGAKTTPGRYDRIEGMDQLDKVIEIDQSPIGRTPRSNPATYTGVFTEIRDLFTRTNEARRRGYLAGRFSFNVKGGRCEHCKGDGVMKIEMNFLPDIYVPCEVCKGARYNRETLEVKYNHKTISDVLNMTVEEAHTFFEAIPNIERKMQLLLDVGLGYMRIGQPSTTLSGGEAQRIKLASELSKRATGKTIYILDEPTTGLHFEDVRKLMEVLDRLVEGGNTLVIIEHNLDVMKRADHIIDLGPEGGVRGGTIVATGTPEELAAHATSYTGEYLSRVPGIVAATAEKKERELVLSAPARKSRAKKGAA, from the coding sequence TTGCAAAATAATCTAGTGGTGCGCGGCGCGAAGGAACACAACCTCAAAGACATCACCGTGGAGCTGCCGCGCGATCAGTTCATCGTGATTACCGGCGTGTCGGGCAGCGGGAAGAGCACGCTGGCCTTTGACACCATCTACGCTGAGGGTCAGCGCCGCTACGTCGAAAGCCTGTCGGCCTACGCGCGCCAGTTCCTGGGCCTGATGGAGAAGCCGGACGTGGAAAGCATCACCGGACTGTCGCCGGCCATCTCCATCGATCAGCGCACCACCAGCCACAACCCGCGCAGCACGGTGGGCACCGTCACCGAGATTCACGATTACCTGCGACTGCTGTATGCCCGCGTCGGGACACCGTACTGCCCGGTCTGTGGACGCAAGATCGAGAAGCAGAGTCCCAGCGAGATCACCGACCGATTGCTGTCCGAATTTCCCGACAAGCGTGCCATCCTGCTGGCTCCGGTGGTGCGGGGACGCAAGGGCGAGTACCGCAAGCTGTTCGGCGATCTGCGCCGCGAGGGCTTTGCCCGCGTACGGGTGGACGGCACGCTGTACGAACTGGACGAGGCCGAGAAGCTGAAGCTGGAAAAGTTCGAGAAGCATGATGTGGACGTGGTCATCGACCGCGTGACCCTGCGTGAGACCGACCGTAGCCGCATTGCCGAGAGTGTGGAGCTGGGCCTGCGCCGGGGCGAGAGCCTGCTGCGCGTGCTGCTGCCGGATGCTGCGGAAGACGGCGGCGCGCACGAGGAGCTGTACTCCGAGAAGTTCGCCTGCCCCGAACACGGCAGCGTGCTGGAGGAACTTGAACCCCGTTCGTTCTCCTTCAACTCTCCGTATGGCGCGTGCGGTGATTGTGCGGGCCTGGGCAGCAAGAATGAATTCTCGCCTGAGCTGGTCATTGACGAGAAGCTCTCGGTGGCCGAGGGGGCCATCCTGCCCTGGAGCAAGAAGGGTACGGGCGGCGGCATCTACTACTGGGACAAGTTGCAGGCGCTGGCCGAGCATCTGGAATTCAACCTCAAGACGCCGTGGCGGGACCTGCCAGCTGCGGCACAGAAGGCCATCCTGCATGGCCCCGGCCAGCCCTTCGAGGTGGTGTATCGACGGGGCGGCAAGGAAACCATGCGGTTCATGACCGAGTTCGAGGGGGTCCTGACCAACCTGGAGCGCCGCTACGCCGACACTGAATCGGAGTTCATGCGCGAGAAGCTTGAGGAACTGATGGAACTCAGCCCCTGCCCCACCTGCGGCGGCACCCGCTACAAGCCTGAGATCCTGGCGGTGCGCGTGGGTGGACTGAACATCGCGCAGGTGGGCGGCATGAGCGTGCTGGAGGCGGATGCCTTTTTTGGGGGTCTGCAGGACGGAACCCTCAACCATGACGCGATTGCCGCGTACCTGAAGGGCCATCTGGGCGGCACGGCGCGCGCCCACGCGCCGCGCCACTACGAGTACACCCTGAACGCGTTTGGCGCAGCCGTGGCCGTGCCCGTCCTGAAGGCCATCCGCACCCGCCTGAAATTCATGGTGGACGTGGGACTGGACTACCTGTCGCTGGACCGTACCGCCAACACGCTCTCGGGCGGCGAGGCGCAGCGCATCCGCCTGGCCACCCAGGTGGGATCGGGCCTGACCGGTGTCCTGTACGTGCTGGACGAACCCAGCATCGGGCTGCATCCCAAGGACAACGGACGATTGATCGGCACGCTCAAGAACCTGCGTGATCTGGGCAACACGCTGCTGGTGGTCGAGCACGACGAGGACACCATGCTGGAGGCCGACTATCTGGTCGACATGGGGCCGGGCGCGGGCGTTCACGGCGGCGAGGTGGTGGCGGTGGGCACGCCGCAGGAGGTCAGGGCCAACCCCAAGAGCCTGACTGGGAAGTATCTGCGCGGCGAATTGAAGATCGACGTGCCCACCTCTCGCCGACGGGGCAATGGCAAGAAGCTGAAAATCTTCGGCGCGCGCGAGCACAACCTGAAGAACGTGGACGCCGAGATTCCGCTGGGCACCATGACCGTCGTGACCGGGCCGTCCGGCAGCGGCAAGAGCACCCTGATTCACGACATCCTGCACGCCACGCTGGCCCGCGAGCTGAACGGCGCGAAGACCACGCCGGGCAGATATGACCGCATCGAGGGCATGGACCAGCTGGACAAGGTGATCGAGATTGATCAGTCCCCGATCGGCCGCACGCCCCGCAGCAACCCGGCCACCTACACCGGCGTTTTTACCGAGATTCGTGACTTGTTCACCCGCACCAATGAGGCGCGGCGGCGCGGTTACCTGGCCGGACGTTTTTCCTTCAACGTCAAGGGCGGGCGCTGCGAACACTGCAAGGGCGACGGCGTCATGAAGATCGAGATGAACTTCCTGCCGGACATCTACGTGCCGTGTGAGGTCTGCAAGGGTGCGCGCTACAACCGCGAGACGCTGGAGGTCAAGTACAACCACAAGACCATCAGCGACGTGCTGAACATGACCGTGGAGGAGGCACACACCTTCTTCGAGGCGATTCCCAATATCGAGCGCAAGATGCAACTGCTTCTCGACGTGGGGCTTGGCTACATGCGGATCGGGCAACCCAGCACCACGCTGTCGGGCGGCGAGGCGCAGCGCATCAAGCTGGCCTCCGAACTGTCCAAGCGGGCCACCGGCAAGACCATCTACATCCTGGACGAGCCCACCACGGGCCTGCATTTCGAGGACGTCCGCAAACTGATGGAAGTGCTGGACCGGCTGGTGGAGGGCGGCAACACCCTGGTCATCATCGAGCACAACCTGGACGTGATGAAACGCGCCGATCACATCATTGACCTGGGGCCGGAAGGTGGCGTGCGCGGCGGCACGATTGTCGCCACTGGAACGCCAGAGGAACTGGCCGCCCATGCCACGAGTTACACCGGGGAGTACCTGAGCCGCGTGCCGGGCATTGTGGCTGCGACGGCGGAAAAGAAGGAGCGCGAACTGGTCCTCTCAGCCCCCGCCCGCAAGTCTCGTGCTAAGAAAGGGGCAGCATGA
- a CDS encoding DsbA family protein, whose translation MTRLQGNNPNRTILVVGTLIAVVLIALALFAVRQKPAANAGAALSADFNLDGVPYIGQADAPVNIVTIEDFKCPVCKQFNDTIEPELKTKYVDTGKAKIYTLVWPFLAENARLPTDDSKIAAQAGRCVYDQGGNDAFEAYKNILFRAQGDESTVWATKTRLKDLAGNVEGIDQTRFATCLDTDATAARVDADEKQAMDAGVNHTPTVFVNGKEVVNGSGASSYLAADVSNAVDAALK comes from the coding sequence ATGACCAGACTTCAGGGAAACAACCCCAATCGCACGATCCTGGTGGTCGGCACGCTCATTGCTGTGGTGCTCATCGCGCTGGCGCTCTTCGCGGTGCGTCAGAAGCCCGCTGCCAACGCTGGGGCGGCCCTTAGCGCCGACTTCAATCTGGACGGTGTGCCTTACATCGGTCAGGCGGACGCGCCCGTGAACATCGTGACGATCGAGGACTTCAAATGTCCAGTCTGTAAGCAGTTCAACGACACCATTGAGCCGGAACTGAAGACCAAGTATGTGGACACCGGCAAAGCCAAGATCTACACCCTGGTCTGGCCCTTCCTGGCCGAGAACGCCCGCCTGCCTACTGACGACAGCAAGATCGCGGCGCAGGCTGGCCGGTGCGTTTACGATCAGGGCGGCAACGACGCCTTCGAGGCCTACAAGAACATCCTCTTTCGTGCGCAGGGCGACGAGTCCACCGTCTGGGCCACCAAGACCCGTCTCAAGGATCTGGCAGGCAACGTGGAAGGCATCGATCAGACCCGCTTCGCGACCTGCCTGGACACCGACGCCACTGCCGCCCGCGTGGACGCCGATGAGAAGCAGGCCATGGACGCGGGGGTGAACCATACCCCAACCGTGTTCGTGAACGGCAAGGAAGTGGTGAACGGCAGTGGCGCGAGTAGCTATCTGGCCGCCGACGTCAGCAATGCTGTGGACGCCGCCCTGAAATGA